In Zalophus californianus isolate mZalCal1 chromosome 17, mZalCal1.pri.v2, whole genome shotgun sequence, one DNA window encodes the following:
- the LOC113935510 gene encoding olfactory receptor 5-like, producing MERSLESGNMTRVQEFVLLGLSTRLDLRDVLFAIFLTLYLLTLLENTLIIYLVCSHSELHKPMYFFLGNLSCLEMCYVSVTMPSLLVGLRTGPYHISFTACMTQLFFFVSLICTECTLLASMAYDRYVAICHPLHYPLLMRPQVCLGLAMTSWLGGLLVSVVKTSCIASLSYCGPNVLNHFFCDVSPLLNLSCTHVALTELVDFISAIVIFCGTLLGALASYSAIGVAVLHMPSAAARRKAFPTCASHLVVVGIFYSAALFIYCRPSRIKSMDLNKVLSVIYTVVTPMCNPIIYCLRNREVHVVLRKTLHWP from the coding sequence ATGGAGAGGTCCCTGGAGTCAGGCAACATGACCAGAGTCCAGGAGTTTGTCTTGCTGGGTTTGTCCACCAGGCTAGACTTAAGGGATGTCCTGTTTGCCATCTTCCTGACCCTCTACCTGCTGACCCTCCTGGAGAACACGCTCATCATCTACCTCGTCTGCAGTCACAGCGAGCTCCACAagcccatgtacttcttcctgggCAACCTCAGCTGCCTGGAGATGTGCTACGTGTCAGTGACCATGCCCAGCCTGCTCGTGGGGCTGAGGACTGGACCCTACCACATCTCCTTCACAGCCTGCATGACCCAGCTCTTCTTCTTTGTCTCCCTCATCTGCACGGAGTGCACCCTCCTGGCCTCTatggcctatgaccgctatgtggccatctgccaCCCACTCCACTACCCACTGCTCATGAGGCCCCAGGTCTGCCTGGGCTTGGCCATGACTTCATGGCTTGGGGGGCTGCTGGTCTCAGTGGTAAAGACATCTTGCATCGCCAGCCTTTCCTACTGTGGCCCCAACGTTCTCAACCACTTCTTCTGTGATGTCTCCCCTCTGCTCAACCTGTCCTGCACCCATGTGGCCCTGACTGAGCTGGTAGACTTCATCTCTGCCATCGTCATCTTCTGTGGAACACTGTTGGGAGCCCTGGCCTCCTACTCAGCCATCGGGGTGGCCGTGCTTCACATGCCCTCAGCCGCTGCCCGGCGCAAGGCCTTTCCCACCTGCGCCTCCCACCTGGTGGTGGTGGGCATCTTCTACTCAGCAGCCCTCTTCATCTACTGCCGCCCCAGCCGCATCAAATCCATGGACCTCAACAAGGTGCTCTCAGTCATCTACACGGTGGTCACGCCCATGTGCAACCCCATCATCTACTGCCTACGGAACAGGGAGGTCCACGTGGTACTTCGGAAAACTCTCCACTGGCCTTGA